A DNA window from Trypanosoma brucei brucei TREU927 chromosome 11 chr11_scaffold01 genomic scaffold, whole genome shotgun sequence contains the following coding sequences:
- a CDS encoding enoyl-CoA hydratase/isomerase family protein, putative encodes MRCTLPLCSKGLFWRDFPNTRLVTLNREKALNALNLEMVREMSLAYFHEHHPKGDNALFVVKGMGEKSFCAGGDIVMITTDNSVVNEFFYREYQLNHRILTMPNPQVSLWNGYVMGGGVGISVHGRYRVASERAIFAMPENGIGLFPDVGASWFLPRLKLPGFGLYLGLTGGRVKGADLVHLGLATHYVPAASFEQLEDRLCHIEDSTKVDACLNEFAVKDLPPFTLEEHRPLIEKVFTLKDTSTVEDVMGSLAADGGEFARTAISTMEKLSPTSLKLALKMQQMGAKATDPAEVFSTDYVGAIRTHACGDFPEGVRALLIDKTKDPKWNPGKLSDVTPEHLAKFFEPLGPDMRKWHPTEPY; translated from the coding sequence ATGCGTTGCACGCTTCCGCTATGCTCAAAGGGGTTGTTCTGGAGGGACTTTCCGAACACCCGTTTGGTTACGTTGAATCGTGAAAAAGCGCTAAATGCTCTTAACCTGGAGATGGTGAGGGAAATGTCTTTGGCTTATTTCCACGAACACCACCCGAAGGGGGACAACGCTCTGTTTGTTGTGAAGGGCATGGGTGAGAAAAGCTTCTGTGCGGGTGGCGATATCGTCATGATTACTACAGACAACAGCGTAGTGAACGAGTTCTTTTACCGGGAGTATCAATTAAACCATCGTATCCTCACTATGCCAAACCCACAAGTGTCATTATGGAACGGCTATGTGATGGGCGGAGGTGTTGGCATCTCAGTTCATGGTCGGTATCGTGTGGCGTCAGAACGCGCTATTTTTGCCATGCCTGAGAATGGTATTGGGCTTTTTCCCGATGTGGGCGCCTCCTGGTTCCTGCCGCGGCTGAAATTGCCTGGTTTTGGACTGTACCTCGGCCTCACGGGGGGACGTGTGAAGGGAGCGGATTTGGTGCATCTCGGTCTCGCCACTCATTATGTCCCCGCCGCCTCCTTCGAGCAACTGGAGGACCGGTTGTGTCATATCGAAGACTCCACAAAAGTCGATGCGTGTTTGAACGAATTCGCTGTGAAGGATCTGCCACCTTTCACTTTGGAGGAACACCGCCCTCTTATAGAAAAGGTTTTTACGCTGAAGGATACCTCTACGGTGGAGGATGTTATGGGGTCGCTTGCTGCAGACGGTGGTGAGTTTGCACGCACTGCCATCTCCACAATGGAAAAATTATCTCCAACAAGTCTTAAGCTCGCCCTGAAGATGCAGCAGATGGGGGCGAAGGCAACAGATCCTGCAGAGGTTTTCAGCACCGATTACGTGGGTGCCATTCGTACTCATGCCTGTGGTGACTTCCCTGAGGGAGTGCGGGCTTTGCTTattgacaaaacaaaggatCCCAAGTGGAATCCTGGAAAGCTGTCAGACGTAACTCCCGAACATTTGGCGAAGTTCTTTGAACCCTTGGGGCCTGATATGCGGAAATGGCATCCCACAGAGCCGTACTAG
- a CDS encoding hypothetical protein, conserved (GPI-Anchor Signal predicted for Tb11.01.8240 by DGPI v2.04, no cleavage site predicted), whose amino-acid sequence MTSERVESVLELITYTKGVAGAVVCNRNGEPIRDSFQDLDRNRAVAYSNMAADLARDAALLFSADESLDAVRVRSLNNEIIIKCHEEFLLVVIQELTK is encoded by the coding sequence ATGACGAGTGAGCGCGTGGAAAGTGTGCTGGAACTCATTACATATACGAAAGGTGTTGCAGGCGCTGTTGTGTGCAACCGCAACGGTGAACCAATCCGTGATAGTTTTCAAGACTTGGATCGAAACCGTGCCGTGGCGTACAGCAACATGGCAGCCGACCTCGCGCGTGATGCTGCTCTTTTGTTTAGTGCGGATGAGTCTCTTGATGCTGTGCGAGTACGATCCCTCAACAACGAAATTATTATCAAATGCCACGAGGAATTCTTGCTTGTTGTGATACAGGAGCTCACGAAGTGA